The Haloarcula sp. CBA1127 genomic interval CCCCACAGACAGTGCTGCCGTGAACCGGACCGTCAAGCCGGCTGTCGAACTCGACGGTGTCACCAGACGTTACGGCGAGACGACCGCCGTCGAGGACCTTTCGCTGTCGGTTCGGGACGGCGAGTTCTTCACGCTGGTCGGCCCCTCCGGCTGTGGGAAGACGACGACGCTCCGGCTCATCGCCGGCTTCGAGGACCCGACACACGGCGAAGTCCGGTTCGGCGGGACGCCCGTCACCGGCGTCCCCCCAGAGGACCGCGACGTGGGCGTCGTCTTCCAGAACTACGCGCTGTTCCCGCACATGACCGTCGGGGAGAACGTCGCCTATGGACTCTCGTTCACCGACCCCCCGGGCGGCGGCAGCGACGAGGCACGGGTGCGTGAGCTGCTTGACCTGGTGGACCTCGGCGGCATGGCGGACCGGGACCCGGACACGCTTTCCGGCGGCCAGCAGCAGCGGGTGGCGATGGCCCGGGCACTGGCTCCCGGCCCCGACGTACTCTTGCTCGACGAGCCGATGAGCGCCCTCGATGCGAAGCTCCGGGAGCGCCTCCGCGTGCAGGTCCGCGAGATTCAGCAGGAACTGGGTATCACGACGATTTACGTCACCCACGACCAGGAAGAGGCCCTGGCCGTATCTGACCGCGTGGCGGTCATGCGCGACGGGACGCCGGAGCAAGTCGCGCCGCCACGGACCATCTACCGCGAGCCGGCGACGGAGTTCGTCGCCACCTTCGTCGGCGACAACAACGTTCTCAGTGGCGATGTGACGGCGGTACGGTCGACCGATGCCACAGATGCCGGGGATAGTGGACAGCCCATCGCGGACGTGACGGTCAACGACACCACGCTCTCAGTGGCCCTGAATGGCGACAGCGACCCGACCTCGGCTGTTTCGTCCGGAGACCGGCTCACGTTCTGCGTTCGGCCGGAACGGCTCGCTGTCGACGCCGATCAAAACACACTGACGGCGACGGTCACGAGCGCAGAGTTCCTGGGGGAGACGACGCGTGTGCACCTCGACTGGGAGGGACGCGAACTCCTGTTGCGAGCCGAGAACCCGCCGACCGGCACCGTGACAGTCGGCTTTGCCCCGGCGGACGCACACATCGTCGACAGGCAGCCGTAAGCTACCAATCCCCACGCCGACACCGGAATGAAGTCTGTTTTAACCCACCTGTGGTTATCGCCGATATCAATATGACACGCGGTGCCGTCGCAAGTGGTCGAAACGGGCGTATCGGAGCGTGTCGACAGGGCTGGCGGGAGTCGGCGTTTCCAGACTGGAGCCACGCCGGAGTCCGGCCAGATAGGCGCGACGGGGGTCAGTGATGGTCGAGTTCGAACCTCGGCTGTTCGACGAGATCGACCCGTCTGAGCGGCCGTCACTGGGTGCCGCACTCGTGCCGATCGCGGGAATGATCGTGTTCCTCAGCGTGGGCCTCATTGCCTTCGACTTAGACCCACAGTTCCCGCTGTTCTGGGGGATTGCCTTCACTGGCCTGTTCGCCCGGTACCATCTCGGGCTCTCGTGGGAAGACCTGTACGACGGCATTGCCAGTAGCCTACTCATGGGCATGCGGGTGATTCTCATCATGTTCACCGTCTATGCGCTCATCGCGTCGTGGATTCAGGCGGGCACGATTCCAAGCCTGATGTACTTCGGGCTGGAGCTGTTCACGCCAACGGTGTTTCTCCCGGTAGCAGCGATCCTCTCCGCAGTGATCTCCTTCGCCGTCGGTTCCTCATGGACGACGGCCGGGACGCTCGGGGTCGCGCTCATCGGGATCGGTTCGGGACTGGGTATTTCAGAGCCGATGACCGCTGGCGCGATTCTCAGCGGGGCCTACACGGGGGACAAGCAGTCTCCGCTCTCGGATACGACGAATCTGGCCGCCGCAGTGACAGACACGGACCTGTACGAGCACATCAACGCGATGCGGGCCGGAACGCTCGTCGCGTTCACGATTGCCGTCGTCCTGTACGCTGGCCTCGGGCTGCGGGCCGCTGGGGCCATTCCCGCTGACCGCGTTGCGTCAATTCAGGCGGCTATCGAGAGCACGTACGTCGTCTCGCCGCTCGTGTTTCTGCCGGTCGTCGTGACCTTCGGACTCGCGCTACGTGGCGTCCCCGCACTGCCGACGCTGGGAGCGGGAGTCTTTGCAGGCGTCGGGACCGCGATGCTCGTGCAGGGAACCGGATTTGGCGCAGCCTGGTCGGCGGCACAGTCCGGGACAGCCCCGGAGACGGGCATGAAGCTCGTGAACGGACTCCTAGAGAGTGGCGGGCTGACCGGCGGCGCATGGATTGTGACGATTGCGATTGCCGCGCTCGCACTGGGCGGCCTGCTCGAACGGGCCGGCGTGCTCGCGGTGCTCTCCCACCATCTCGGGCGACTCTGCCACAGCGTCGCGAGCCTCACGGGCGTCACCGCTGTGTCCGCCGTCTCGATGAATATTCTGGCGGCGGAACAGTACGTGAGCATCGTCGTGCCGGGGATGACGCTCGGTAATCTGTACAACGAACAGGGGCTCAAGAGTCAGAACCTCTCCCGGGCCATCGAAGCGTCTGGAACGACGACGAGTGCGCTTATCCCGTGGAGCAGCGGCGGACTGTTCATGGCCGGAACGCTCGGCGTCTCGACGCTGGAATACGCGCCGTACTACTTCTTCGGCTTTCTTTCGCCGCTCGTGCTCCTATTCATGGGGGTGACCGGCTGGCAGATCGTCTATGCAGACCGAGCCGACAGCGAAGAACCGGCCACGCAGTCCGGTGGCACCGGGTCGGTGGCAGCGGGCGAAGACT includes:
- a CDS encoding ABC transporter ATP-binding protein — translated: MNRTVKPAVELDGVTRRYGETTAVEDLSLSVRDGEFFTLVGPSGCGKTTTLRLIAGFEDPTHGEVRFGGTPVTGVPPEDRDVGVVFQNYALFPHMTVGENVAYGLSFTDPPGGGSDEARVRELLDLVDLGGMADRDPDTLSGGQQQRVAMARALAPGPDVLLLDEPMSALDAKLRERLRVQVREIQQELGITTIYVTHDQEEALAVSDRVAVMRDGTPEQVAPPRTIYREPATEFVATFVGDNNVLSGDVTAVRSTDATDAGDSGQPIADVTVNDTTLSVALNGDSDPTSAVSSGDRLTFCVRPERLAVDADQNTLTATVTSAEFLGETTRVHLDWEGRELLLRAENPPTGTVTVGFAPADAHIVDRQP
- the nhaC gene encoding Na+/H+ antiporter NhaC, which translates into the protein MVEFEPRLFDEIDPSERPSLGAALVPIAGMIVFLSVGLIAFDLDPQFPLFWGIAFTGLFARYHLGLSWEDLYDGIASSLLMGMRVILIMFTVYALIASWIQAGTIPSLMYFGLELFTPTVFLPVAAILSAVISFAVGSSWTTAGTLGVALIGIGSGLGISEPMTAGAILSGAYTGDKQSPLSDTTNLAAAVTDTDLYEHINAMRAGTLVAFTIAVVLYAGLGLRAAGAIPADRVASIQAAIESTYVVSPLVFLPVVVTFGLALRGVPALPTLGAGVFAGVGTAMLVQGTGFGAAWSAAQSGTAPETGMKLVNGLLESGGLTGGAWIVTIAIAALALGGLLERAGVLAVLSHHLGRLCHSVASLTGVTAVSAVSMNILAAEQYVSIVVPGMTLGNLYNEQGLKSQNLSRAIEASGTTTSALIPWSSGGLFMAGTLGVSTLEYAPYYFFGFLSPLVLLFMGVTGWQIVYADRADSEEPATQSGGTGSVAAGED